In Streptomyces capitiformicae, one genomic interval encodes:
- the shc gene encoding squalene--hopene cyclase, with amino-acid sequence MTATTDGSTGALPPRAASASETDTDTPMAAGVQDAAAHAIRRATDFLLARQDAQGWWKGDLETNVTMDAEDLLLRQFLGIRDEKTTRAAALFIRGEQRADGTWPTFYGGPGELSATIEAYVALRLAGDAPDEPHMAKASAWIRERGGIAAARVFTRIWLALFGWWKWDDLPDMPPEIVYFPKWMPLNIYDFGCWARQTIVPLTVVSAKRPVRPAPFPLDELHTDPARPNPPKPLDPPMTWEGAFQRLDKLLHGYRKIALKRLRKAAMNSAARWIIERQENDGCWGGIQPPAVYSLIALHLLGYDLLHPVMRAGLESLDRFAVWREDGARMIEACQSPVWDTCLATIALADAGLPADHPQLVKAADWMLGEEVVRPGDWAVRRPQLPPGGWAFEFHNDNYPDIDDTAEVVLALRRVRHPDPERVEKAVRRGVRWNLGMQSRNGAWGAFDVDNTSSFPNRLPFCDFGEVIDPPSADVTAHVVEMLAVEGLSHDPRTRRGIEWLLAEQEPNGSWFGRWGVNYVYGTGSVVPALVTAGLPAAHPAIRRSVAWLETVQNDDGGWGEDLRSYRDAAEWGGKGASTASQTAWALLALLAAGERDSKATERGIEWLAQSQRDDGGWDEPYFTGTGFPWDFSINYHLYRQVFPLTALGRYVNGEPAVLKAKGS; translated from the coding sequence ATGACAGCGACGACCGATGGAAGCACCGGGGCACTGCCGCCCCGCGCTGCCTCGGCCAGCGAAACCGACACCGACACCCCCATGGCGGCAGGGGTCCAGGATGCCGCCGCGCACGCCATACGGCGTGCCACCGATTTCCTGCTCGCACGGCAGGACGCCCAGGGCTGGTGGAAGGGCGACCTGGAGACCAACGTCACCATGGACGCCGAGGACCTGCTGCTCCGTCAGTTCCTGGGCATTCGCGACGAGAAGACCACGCGGGCCGCCGCGCTGTTCATCAGAGGCGAGCAGCGCGCCGACGGCACCTGGCCCACCTTCTACGGCGGGCCGGGCGAACTCTCCGCCACCATCGAGGCGTACGTCGCGCTGCGGCTGGCGGGGGACGCCCCGGACGAGCCGCACATGGCGAAGGCGTCCGCGTGGATCCGGGAGCGGGGCGGGATCGCCGCCGCCCGGGTCTTCACCCGGATCTGGCTGGCGCTGTTCGGCTGGTGGAAGTGGGACGACCTGCCGGACATGCCTCCGGAGATCGTCTACTTCCCGAAGTGGATGCCGCTGAACATCTACGACTTCGGGTGCTGGGCTCGCCAGACGATCGTCCCGCTGACCGTCGTCTCGGCGAAGCGCCCGGTACGGCCCGCGCCGTTCCCGCTCGACGAGCTGCACACCGACCCGGCCCGGCCCAACCCGCCCAAACCCCTTGATCCGCCGATGACTTGGGAAGGCGCCTTCCAGCGGCTCGACAAGCTGCTGCACGGCTATCGCAAGATCGCGCTGAAGCGGTTGCGCAAGGCCGCCATGAACAGCGCGGCCCGCTGGATCATCGAGCGGCAGGAGAACGACGGCTGCTGGGGTGGTATCCAGCCCCCGGCCGTGTACTCGCTCATCGCGCTGCACCTCCTCGGCTACGACCTTCTGCACCCCGTGATGCGGGCCGGGTTGGAGTCCCTCGACCGGTTCGCCGTGTGGCGCGAGGACGGGGCCCGGATGATCGAGGCCTGCCAGTCCCCGGTGTGGGACACCTGCCTCGCGACCATCGCCCTCGCCGACGCCGGCCTGCCCGCCGATCACCCTCAGCTCGTCAAGGCCGCCGACTGGATGCTCGGCGAGGAGGTCGTCCGACCCGGGGACTGGGCGGTGCGGCGGCCCCAACTGCCGCCGGGCGGCTGGGCGTTCGAGTTCCACAACGACAACTACCCCGACATCGACGACACCGCCGAGGTCGTTCTCGCGCTGCGCCGGGTCAGGCACCCCGACCCGGAGCGCGTCGAGAAGGCCGTCCGGCGCGGGGTGCGCTGGAACCTCGGGATGCAGTCGAGGAACGGGGCGTGGGGAGCCTTCGACGTCGACAACACCAGCTCGTTCCCCAACCGGCTGCCGTTCTGCGACTTCGGCGAGGTCATCGACCCCCCGTCCGCCGATGTCACCGCCCATGTGGTGGAGATGCTCGCGGTCGAGGGCCTGTCCCACGACCCGCGCACCCGGCGGGGCATCGAATGGCTGCTCGCCGAACAGGAGCCGAACGGCTCGTGGTTCGGCCGCTGGGGCGTCAACTACGTCTACGGAACCGGGTCGGTGGTGCCGGCACTCGTGACCGCCGGGCTGCCCGCCGCGCACCCCGCGATCCGCCGGTCCGTGGCCTGGCTGGAGACCGTGCAGAACGACGACGGCGGCTGGGGCGAGGACCTGCGCTCCTACCGCGATGCCGCCGAGTGGGGCGGCAAGGGCGCCTCCACCGCCTCCCAGACCGCGTGGGCCCTGCTCGCGCTGCTGGCGGCGGGGGAGCGGGACTCCAAGGCCACCGAACGCGGCATCGAGTGGCTCGCCCAGAGCCAGCGGGACGACGGCGGTTGGGACGAGCCGTACTTCACCGGGACCGGCTTCCCCTGGGACTTCTCGATCAACTATCACCTCTACCGGCAGGTGTTCCCGCTCACCGCGCTCGGCCGGTACGTCAACGGCGAACCGGCCGTCCTGAAAGCCAAGGGAAGCTGA
- a CDS encoding phosphorylase family protein: MATASAPAPLLIACALGIERLALRSGDRGSAGGPVTVLRTGMGPKAAERAVTRLLSDSALADAAVLATGFCAGLSPGMHPGDLVVAEETRGPGGIVTPCVGTERLVKELMRAVPGRTVHTGPLTGSDHVVRGQERSDLFATGAIAVDMESAVTLHAAMRSGRRPVAAVRVVVDAPEHELVRIGTVRGGISAFLVLHAVLPAYYEWHRSLLLPRR; this comes from the coding sequence ATGGCCACGGCCTCCGCCCCGGCCCCGCTGCTGATCGCGTGCGCGCTCGGCATCGAGCGGCTCGCCCTGCGCAGCGGCGACCGGGGCTCTGCCGGGGGCCCGGTCACCGTCCTGCGGACCGGCATGGGTCCGAAGGCCGCCGAGCGGGCCGTGACCCGGCTGCTCAGCGATTCCGCCCTCGCCGACGCGGCCGTGCTGGCCACCGGCTTCTGCGCGGGGCTCTCCCCCGGGATGCACCCCGGTGACCTGGTGGTCGCCGAGGAGACCCGGGGCCCCGGCGGCATCGTCACGCCGTGCGTGGGCACCGAACGGCTGGTCAAGGAGCTGATGCGGGCCGTGCCCGGGCGCACGGTCCACACCGGCCCGCTCACCGGATCCGATCACGTCGTACGCGGTCAGGAACGCTCGGATCTGTTCGCGACCGGCGCGATCGCGGTCGACATGGAGTCGGCGGTCACCCTCCACGCCGCCATGAGATCGGGCAGACGTCCGGTTGCCGCCGTCCGGGTGGTCGTGGACGCCCCAGAACATGAACTGGTCCGGATCGGCACGGTGCGCGGTGGAATATCAGCTTTCCTCGTTCTTCATGCCGTTCTTCCCGCTTACTACGAATGGCACCGTTCTTTGCTGCTCCCCAGGAGGTGA
- the hpnH gene encoding adenosyl-hopene transferase HpnH, which produces MAMPLRQSIKVATYLAEQKLRKRDKFPLIVELEPLYACNLKCEGCGKIQHPAGVLKQRMPVAQAVGAVLESGAPMVSIAGGEPLMHPQIDEIVRQLVARRKYVFLCTNALLLRKKMDKFKPSPYFAFAVHIDGLRERHDESVAKEGVFDEAVAAIKEAKRRGFRVTTNSTFFNTDTPQTVIEVLNYLNDDLKVDEMMISPAYAYEKAPDQEHFLGVEQTRELFRKAFAGGNRRRWRLNHSPLFLDFLEGKVDFPCTAWAIPNYSLFGWQKPCYLMSDGYVPTYRELIEDTDWDAYGRGRDPRCANCMAHCGYEPTAVLATTGSLKESLRALRETVSGNHGNRG; this is translated from the coding sequence ATGGCCATGCCACTCCGCCAGTCCATCAAGGTGGCGACGTATCTCGCTGAACAGAAGCTCCGCAAGAGGGACAAGTTTCCGCTGATCGTCGAGTTGGAACCGCTCTACGCCTGCAATCTGAAGTGTGAGGGCTGCGGCAAGATCCAGCATCCGGCGGGCGTGCTCAAGCAGCGCATGCCGGTGGCGCAGGCCGTGGGCGCCGTTCTGGAGTCCGGTGCGCCGATGGTGTCGATCGCCGGCGGCGAGCCCCTGATGCACCCTCAGATCGATGAGATCGTCCGGCAGTTGGTGGCCAGGAGGAAATACGTCTTCCTGTGCACCAACGCGCTGTTGCTGCGCAAGAAGATGGACAAGTTCAAGCCGTCGCCGTACTTCGCGTTCGCCGTGCACATCGACGGACTGCGGGAGCGGCACGACGAGTCGGTGGCGAAGGAGGGGGTCTTCGACGAGGCCGTGGCGGCCATCAAGGAGGCCAAGCGGCGCGGCTTCCGGGTGACCACCAACTCGACCTTCTTCAACACCGACACCCCGCAGACCGTCATCGAGGTCCTCAACTACCTCAACGACGACCTCAAGGTCGACGAGATGATGATCTCCCCCGCCTATGCCTACGAGAAGGCTCCCGACCAGGAGCACTTCCTCGGTGTCGAGCAGACCCGCGAGCTGTTCAGGAAGGCCTTCGCGGGCGGCAACCGGCGGCGCTGGCGGCTCAACCACTCGCCCTTGTTCCTCGACTTCCTGGAGGGCAAGGTCGACTTCCCCTGCACGGCGTGGGCGATCCCGAACTACTCGCTCTTCGGCTGGCAGAAGCCCTGCTACCTGATGAGCGACGGGTACGTCCCGACGTACCGGGAGCTGATCGAGGACACCGACTGGGACGCGTACGGACGCGGCAGGGACCCGCGCTGCGCCAACTGCATGGCGCACTGCGGCTATGAGCCGACCGCCGTCCTCGCCACCACGGGATCGCTGAAGGAGTCCCTGCGCGCCCTGCGTGAGACGGTGTCCGGGAACCACGGGAACCGAGGGTGA